A stretch of Aureispira sp. CCB-E DNA encodes these proteins:
- the ruvB gene encoding Holliday junction branch migration DNA helicase RuvB: MKNEHLDPTNENYDNSELAVEKALRPKMLEDFSGQKKLVENLKVFIEAAKMREEALDHVLLHGPPGLGKTTLSLIIANELGADIKMTSGPVLEKAGDLAGLLTNLGENDVLFIDEIHRLNTVVEEYLYSAMEDYRIDIMIDSGPNARTIQIALNPFTLVGATTRMGLLTSPMRARFGITCLLNYYDIETLVNIIKRSANILNVPITQDGAEEIARRSRGTPRIANALLRRVRDFAQIKGNGTIDSNIAKYGLDALNVDDRGLDEMDNKILRTIIESFGGGPVGLTTIATAVGEEPGTVEDVHEPYLIQQGYLKRTPRGRETTLKAYEHLGIAPKQNNDGSQGSLF; encoded by the coding sequence ATGAAGAACGAACATTTAGATCCTACTAATGAGAATTATGATAACAGCGAATTGGCAGTTGAAAAAGCACTGCGTCCCAAAATGCTGGAAGACTTTAGTGGGCAAAAAAAATTGGTTGAAAACCTTAAGGTATTTATTGAGGCTGCTAAAATGCGAGAAGAAGCATTAGATCATGTGTTGTTGCATGGACCTCCTGGTTTGGGTAAGACTACCTTGTCGTTGATTATCGCCAATGAATTGGGAGCAGATATCAAAATGACTTCAGGTCCTGTTTTGGAGAAAGCAGGCGATTTGGCGGGTTTACTAACCAACTTGGGCGAGAACGATGTCTTATTTATAGATGAGATTCACCGATTAAATACAGTCGTTGAGGAATACCTTTACTCTGCTATGGAGGATTATAGAATTGATATTATGATAGATTCTGGTCCTAATGCTCGTACTATTCAGATTGCATTAAATCCATTTACATTAGTAGGCGCTACCACTCGAATGGGACTGTTGACTTCTCCTATGCGTGCTCGTTTTGGTATTACTTGTTTGCTCAATTATTATGATATAGAGACATTAGTCAACATTATCAAACGTTCTGCTAATATCCTAAATGTGCCAATTACACAAGATGGGGCCGAGGAGATCGCGAGAAGAAGTAGAGGAACGCCTCGTATTGCCAATGCTTTACTACGCCGAGTTCGCGATTTTGCCCAAATAAAAGGCAATGGGACGATTGACTCTAATATTGCTAAATATGGTTTGGATGCCTTGAATGTTGACGATAGAGGACTAGACGAGATGGACAATAAGATTCTTAGAACGATTATCGAAAGCTTTGGAGGCGGTCCCGTTGGTTTAACGACTATCGCTACCGCAGTTGGTGAAGAGCCAGGAACCGTTGAAGATGTACATGAGCCTTACTTAATCCAACAAGGTTATTTGAAGCGGACGCCTAGAGGAAGAGAAACAACACTTAAAGCGTACGAACATTTGGGAATTGCGCCCAAACAAAACAATGATGGTTCACAAGGCTCGCTTTTCTAA
- a CDS encoding phosphatase PAP2 family protein, protein MEDKEVEQVSLKKTKYAEYIRDFTAIGNPFLLLLVTLATLSSHPQFKTYFPILLAGFFLNEIVCSAIKYFWHKPRPNGQKFKNGFEKIDAGSFPSIHSSRISFVYLSLSYIQYMAGNLLIVPVFLIVIVVVGYSRVFLKKHFLVDVLAGYFFGSLLFFIITFLLK, encoded by the coding sequence ATGGAAGATAAGGAAGTAGAACAGGTGTCTTTGAAGAAGACCAAATATGCAGAGTATATTCGTGATTTTACGGCAATAGGAAATCCCTTTTTGTTGTTGCTAGTAACCTTAGCAACTCTATCAAGTCACCCTCAATTCAAAACTTATTTTCCCATTTTGTTGGCAGGCTTTTTCTTGAACGAAATAGTTTGCTCTGCAATTAAATATTTTTGGCACAAACCAAGACCTAATGGACAAAAATTTAAAAATGGATTTGAAAAGATAGATGCAGGAAGCTTTCCTAGCATCCATTCCTCTAGAATCTCTTTTGTTTATTTATCGTTGTCTTATATACAGTATATGGCAGGGAATTTGTTGATTGTGCCAGTGTTTTTAATTGTTATAGTAGTAGTTGGGTATTCACGCGTATTTTTAAAGAAACACTTTCTAGTTGATGTACTAGCAGGATATTTTTTTGGTTCGCTACTTTTTTTTATAATTACTTTTTTGTTAAAATAA
- a CDS encoding DinB family protein — translation MKEHIQLLRQIRTTLVKELDGLSLEQLNYIPESHKNNIVWNIGHCLVVQQLLCYGLSNLTPYVDKSIGIKYKKGSAPEAPVTQEEVDWLKEMLLKSVDLLEKDLEEGKFQTFKPYTVGFGTHLTSIEDTVRFNNVHEGIHYGYLLALKKLL, via the coding sequence ATGAAAGAACACATTCAATTACTTCGACAAATTAGAACTACCTTAGTCAAAGAGCTTGATGGTTTGAGCTTGGAACAATTAAACTATATTCCAGAGAGTCACAAGAACAATATTGTTTGGAATATTGGTCATTGCTTGGTTGTGCAACAATTATTGTGCTATGGGTTGTCCAATCTTACCCCTTATGTGGATAAATCAATAGGGATAAAATATAAAAAAGGGAGTGCCCCTGAAGCACCTGTAACTCAAGAGGAGGTTGACTGGTTAAAGGAAATGTTACTAAAATCAGTCGATTTGTTAGAAAAAGATTTAGAAGAAGGAAAGTTTCAGACATTCAAGCCTTATACAGTAGGTTTTGGAACTCATCTTACCTCTATAGAAGATACGGTTCGTTTTAATAATGTACACGAAGGAATTCATTATGGCTATTTGTTAGCACTCAAAAAATTATTATAA
- a CDS encoding HU family DNA-binding protein: MRKADLVSRIAEKTGVPKVDVLMTLENFFSEVKESLANKENVYIRGFGSFIAKKRAKKIGRNIKQNKAIVIPAHYIPAFKPAKAFVNKVKDQVEVEETAK, encoded by the coding sequence ATGAGAAAAGCTGATTTGGTTTCTCGAATTGCTGAAAAGACAGGCGTTCCTAAGGTTGATGTATTAATGACTTTGGAAAACTTTTTCTCTGAAGTTAAAGAAAGCTTAGCGAACAAGGAAAATGTTTACATTCGTGGATTTGGTAGCTTTATAGCTAAAAAACGTGCAAAGAAAATTGGTCGTAACATTAAGCAAAATAAAGCGATCGTGATTCCTGCACATTATATCCCTGCTTTTAAGCCTGCTAAAGCGTTTGTTAACAAAGTTAAAGACCAAGTTGAAGTAGAAGAAACAGCTAAGTAA
- a CDS encoding lipopolysaccharide assembly protein LapB, whose amino-acid sequence MNLSKLQIGVLTSSLVLLLSLVVLGQMGYTVPKTKKGETTGDEPKELLTEEIVLAEARNALDSSQTVWLAELDKEKAQAATTIKEAEVLKLISRTWFEYGNYIVSGYYARKVAELLDTGEAWGIAGTTYGMGFKTSAKNDEKILAARQAIAALQKAQELEPDTLQHALNEGLMYLELSAVDATVMPMKGVRMLQDLDKQFPDNVMVNMTLARLSVTRSGDLAKAKPRLEKVLEIAEKKTVSSEILLEANYFLIDCYKAENNKEKVLFHYDNTIRLSAPKPSMQEQMIRAKQNYINNN is encoded by the coding sequence ATGAACTTATCTAAATTACAAATTGGTGTTCTCACCAGTTCTTTGGTGTTATTGTTGAGCTTAGTTGTTTTAGGACAAATGGGATATACTGTGCCTAAAACAAAAAAGGGTGAAACAACAGGGGATGAACCTAAAGAATTATTAACAGAAGAAATTGTGCTGGCAGAAGCTAGAAATGCATTGGATTCTTCGCAAACCGTTTGGTTGGCAGAATTGGATAAAGAGAAGGCACAAGCAGCGACAACAATTAAAGAGGCAGAGGTTCTGAAACTTATTTCAAGAACCTGGTTTGAGTATGGCAATTATATTGTCAGTGGGTATTATGCACGTAAAGTGGCTGAATTATTAGATACTGGAGAAGCCTGGGGAATTGCCGGTACAACGTACGGTATGGGTTTTAAAACCAGTGCAAAAAATGATGAAAAAATTCTTGCTGCTCGTCAGGCAATTGCAGCTTTACAAAAAGCTCAAGAATTAGAACCTGATACGTTGCAACACGCCCTAAACGAGGGGTTGATGTATTTAGAACTAAGCGCTGTAGATGCAACGGTTATGCCAATGAAAGGGGTACGAATGCTTCAAGATTTGGACAAGCAGTTTCCAGACAATGTGATGGTTAATATGACATTGGCACGATTATCGGTTACTCGTTCTGGTGACCTTGCAAAAGCAAAACCAAGATTAGAGAAAGTATTGGAGATAGCAGAAAAGAAAACGGTTTCAAGTGAAATCTTGCTAGAAGCAAATTACTTCCTAATTGATTGTTATAAAGCAGAAAATAATAAAGAAAAAGTTTTGTTCCATTATGATAACACCATTCGTTTGAGTGCTCCTAAGCCTTCTATGCAGGAGCAAATGATTCGAGCAAAACAAAATTATATAAATAATAATTAA
- a CDS encoding Rne/Rng family ribonuclease, whose translation MEKELIINSNQKEIQLALIENKKLVELHNQSLKNNLIVGDIYLGRVTKLLPGLNAAFVNIGHSKKDAFLHYTDLGPKLKSLIKFTNGAIEGSLPTHLLKGFNIESDILKKGKINQVLTKGQNVLVQVLKEPISTKGPRLCCEITIAGRYVVLTPFTNVIAVSKKVTSDEERERLRRLMESIRPKNFGFIVRTAAEGKRVAELHDDITELVNKWEKIYKELYQASAPIKCLSELNKTKSLIRDFWNESFSRVIVNDRKVQEEVVSEIKKVAPKKVDIVKHYSGSRPIFDQFGITKQIKSSFGKTATMASGAYLVIESTEAMHVIDVNSGHKMVSNDQEENALRVNLESAEEIARQLRLRDIGGIIIIDFIDVRKNENKVKLFHAMKQFMSEDNAKHTILPLSKFGLMQITRERVRPAVTISTAEQCPVCTGTGKINPSILLLDDIKRDLEFIIKSQSPNKLTIHVHPFVNAYLKKGFLWSLLMQWRKEYRRWIRVTVDNKYHMMKYCFFDENDDEIRLN comes from the coding sequence TTGGAAAAAGAATTAATCATTAACTCGAACCAAAAAGAAATTCAGTTAGCATTAATTGAAAATAAAAAATTGGTAGAGTTGCATAACCAGTCCCTTAAAAACAACTTAATTGTTGGTGATATTTACCTTGGGCGAGTAACCAAATTACTGCCAGGCTTAAATGCTGCATTTGTAAACATTGGTCACTCCAAAAAGGATGCTTTTTTGCATTATACAGATCTAGGTCCCAAGCTAAAATCTCTGATTAAATTTACAAATGGAGCCATAGAAGGGAGCTTGCCCACGCATCTTTTGAAAGGATTTAATATAGAGTCCGATATCTTGAAAAAAGGAAAAATCAACCAAGTATTGACCAAAGGTCAAAATGTTTTGGTGCAAGTACTCAAAGAACCCATATCAACCAAAGGTCCTCGTCTGTGTTGTGAAATTACAATTGCAGGACGTTACGTTGTCTTAACTCCTTTTACAAATGTCATTGCTGTTTCTAAAAAAGTTACTAGCGATGAAGAAAGAGAGCGTTTAAGACGTTTGATGGAAAGTATTCGACCTAAAAATTTTGGCTTTATTGTACGTACAGCTGCCGAAGGAAAACGAGTGGCAGAATTGCACGATGATATCACTGAATTAGTCAATAAATGGGAAAAAATTTACAAAGAGTTATATCAAGCATCTGCACCAATCAAATGTTTGAGCGAACTTAATAAAACAAAGAGCTTGATTCGTGATTTTTGGAACGAGTCTTTCTCTAGGGTGATTGTCAATGACCGAAAAGTACAAGAAGAGGTTGTTAGCGAGATCAAAAAAGTAGCTCCTAAAAAAGTAGATATTGTCAAACATTATTCTGGCTCAAGACCTATTTTTGACCAGTTCGGAATTACTAAGCAGATAAAATCTTCATTTGGCAAGACTGCGACAATGGCTTCAGGGGCATACTTGGTTATTGAAAGCACGGAAGCCATGCATGTGATTGATGTTAATAGCGGTCACAAAATGGTGAGCAATGATCAAGAGGAAAATGCGCTTCGTGTTAATCTAGAATCTGCTGAAGAAATTGCCCGTCAATTGCGTTTGAGAGATATTGGGGGAATTATCATTATCGATTTTATTGATGTTCGCAAGAATGAAAATAAAGTGAAATTGTTTCATGCTATGAAGCAGTTTATGTCAGAGGATAATGCTAAGCATACCATTTTGCCTTTGAGTAAATTTGGCTTGATGCAAATTACACGAGAGCGAGTTCGCCCTGCTGTAACGATTTCAACAGCCGAGCAGTGTCCTGTTTGTACTGGAACAGGAAAGATTAACCCTTCCATTTTATTATTGGACGATATCAAAAGAGATTTGGAATTTATTATCAAATCTCAAAGCCCTAATAAGTTAACAATTCATGTGCATCCTTTTGTGAATGCTTATCTCAAAAAAGGCTTTTTATGGAGTTTGCTCATGCAATGGAGAAAAGAATATCGCCGTTGGATTCGTGTGACAGTCGACAATAAGTATCACATGATGAAATATTGTTTCTTTGATGAAAATGATGATGAAATTCGCTTGAATTAA
- a CDS encoding leucine-rich repeat domain-containing protein, with protein MYLRTALSKNKATVKDISINNYRDGGIKNHQLSEEIYTFTALEKLYISGDFVSLSPKISNLQQLEHLSIESNLLTELPEEIGTLKNLRYLSIKGNVLSKLPESLSNLVHLKSLSIWRSPNITKLPASISQLPLLTSISIYWGNMTDLTALRHGFKALKEFYITENPLDDQTASPIWELEHLTKLTVTNSFLSNIPQKVLRLKQLQNLVLSNNRLKTIPDFLAQLPKLKVLNFENNQVEKFPVFLAQMPSIQHIGWKDNSFGKYDQALLLFPTNVTNPHTKTNASKQYEHFISRVRKQKFTPKAQKLFFDIQSQQPLKTGAFERSDFLEILSFEDKTFRSTVINQLLDYEKKRFDKNGLSSGDTLVALGKATLPKNEIRSILKENGVNYQTKIDAQTTHILVGNSGITDYSLLSDKEHTLVSQQAFQQYVNTIKKPYLLEQENKNSFDHLSSLLLSQNLENQSLGIELLQGGGTPKELLTELFIVFKFSEDKKIAAKAKKLLSANASKEILEKLKLRINLKIVKDHYKTENKLERLTEGTSLEVWKIAQYAYRYRPKVWAPKVPLGLKNAPKDIAINFLVEVVRAMSSNSYTIEPNLLPHIQLLYQNCTFLKDIKFHRIAQNIDGISSLTQLEKITYYFVKDAHIPNDLYLLPNLKSIRLTQTYSKNWASLLTQLSQITTFKKLSIWHSMETGLHPDISKIQQLEHFVCNRTLLSTQSIAVLAQLPHLKYLNLDTTSEHLDDRYLALENLEALSFHNETIYQVTPRIAEFKYLKSLRLTGALVLPDTIPPMPQLESLFIKTSYHAPSPIQYTQLQNLTHLKKMTINGNVTNLKSMLPHFKHLEYLELSFNNIELQDLITALQQLPKLKKLKRYLSTQELLTLQKAHPHLEILIS; from the coding sequence ATGTATCTACGTACTGCTTTATCCAAAAACAAAGCTACTGTTAAGGATATTTCTATTAATAATTATAGAGATGGAGGCATCAAAAATCACCAATTATCAGAAGAAATATACACCTTCACGGCTCTAGAAAAATTGTATATTTCTGGTGACTTTGTATCCTTAAGCCCCAAAATTTCAAACTTACAACAATTAGAACATTTAAGTATAGAATCCAATCTACTGACAGAACTTCCTGAAGAAATTGGAACACTCAAAAATTTACGCTATTTGTCTATTAAAGGCAACGTACTCTCTAAATTACCTGAGAGCCTATCCAATTTAGTTCATTTAAAAAGTCTTAGCATTTGGCGTTCTCCCAATATTACCAAACTGCCTGCTAGTATTAGTCAACTGCCTCTTTTAACTAGTATTTCTATATACTGGGGCAATATGACAGATTTAACAGCCCTTCGCCATGGCTTTAAAGCCTTAAAGGAATTTTATATCACAGAGAATCCACTAGATGATCAAACTGCTTCACCAATATGGGAACTTGAGCATTTAACTAAGTTAACGGTAACCAACAGTTTTCTTTCGAACATTCCCCAAAAAGTATTACGACTTAAACAACTACAAAATCTTGTTCTCTCTAATAATAGGCTAAAAACAATCCCTGACTTTTTGGCACAACTGCCCAAGCTAAAAGTTCTCAATTTTGAAAATAACCAAGTAGAAAAATTTCCTGTTTTTCTAGCACAGATGCCCTCTATTCAGCATATCGGTTGGAAAGATAATTCCTTTGGAAAATACGATCAAGCATTACTCCTTTTTCCTACCAATGTAACCAACCCGCACACGAAAACTAATGCATCTAAGCAATATGAGCATTTTATAAGCCGTGTCCGAAAGCAAAAATTTACTCCGAAAGCGCAAAAACTTTTTTTTGATATTCAGTCTCAACAGCCCTTAAAAACAGGAGCATTTGAACGCTCTGATTTTCTAGAAATTCTATCCTTTGAGGACAAAACATTTCGCTCTACAGTTATTAACCAATTGCTAGATTACGAAAAAAAACGATTCGATAAGAACGGTTTAAGCTCTGGCGACACCTTGGTTGCTTTGGGTAAAGCTACACTTCCTAAAAATGAAATACGTAGCATTCTGAAAGAAAATGGGGTTAATTATCAAACTAAAATAGACGCTCAAACCACACATATACTAGTTGGCAATTCAGGAATAACAGACTATAGTCTCTTATCAGACAAAGAACATACTTTAGTTAGCCAACAGGCTTTTCAACAGTATGTTAATACCATAAAAAAACCTTATTTGTTGGAACAAGAAAACAAGAACAGTTTCGACCATCTTTCAAGTTTGCTATTGAGTCAAAATCTAGAAAATCAAAGTTTAGGAATTGAATTATTACAGGGAGGAGGGACTCCAAAAGAATTGTTGACTGAATTGTTTATTGTCTTTAAGTTCTCCGAAGACAAAAAAATAGCTGCTAAAGCTAAAAAATTGTTAAGTGCAAATGCTTCAAAAGAAATATTAGAAAAACTAAAACTAAGAATTAATCTAAAAATTGTAAAAGATCACTACAAAACAGAAAATAAATTAGAACGCCTTACAGAAGGTACTAGCTTAGAAGTTTGGAAAATCGCACAGTATGCTTATCGATATCGTCCTAAAGTATGGGCACCGAAAGTCCCTTTAGGACTAAAAAATGCCCCTAAAGATATAGCCATTAACTTTTTAGTGGAAGTCGTTCGTGCAATGTCCTCCAATTCTTATACTATTGAACCAAATCTACTTCCTCATATTCAACTACTGTATCAAAACTGTACCTTCTTAAAAGACATAAAATTCCATCGGATTGCTCAAAACATTGATGGCATTTCGAGTTTGACACAATTAGAAAAAATTACCTATTATTTTGTCAAAGATGCGCATATTCCCAACGATTTATACTTGCTGCCAAATTTAAAATCAATTCGTTTGACTCAAACTTATAGCAAGAATTGGGCAAGCTTATTGACTCAACTTAGTCAAATTACAACGTTTAAAAAACTATCCATTTGGCACTCTATGGAAACAGGCTTGCACCCAGACATTTCCAAAATACAGCAGTTGGAACATTTTGTTTGCAATCGCACCCTATTATCTACCCAAAGTATCGCCGTACTTGCACAACTTCCTCATCTAAAATACCTAAATTTAGATACTACTTCTGAGCACTTAGATGACCGCTACTTAGCTTTAGAAAATCTCGAAGCATTGTCTTTTCACAATGAAACTATTTATCAAGTCACCCCACGTATTGCGGAGTTCAAATACTTAAAATCATTGCGTTTGACAGGAGCACTCGTACTACCTGATACCATTCCTCCCATGCCTCAATTAGAGTCACTTTTTATCAAAACGAGTTACCATGCTCCTTCCCCTATCCAGTATACTCAGCTACAGAATTTGACTCATTTAAAAAAAATGACCATTAACGGCAATGTCACTAATCTAAAATCAATGCTGCCTCATTTCAAGCATTTAGAGTATTTAGAATTGTCCTTTAATAATATTGAACTTCAGGATCTAATTACTGCCTTACAACAATTACCTAAGTTAAAAAAGCTCAAGCGCTACCTTTCTACTCAGGAACTACTTACACTACAAAAAGCACATCCTCATTTAGAGATTTTAATTTCATAA
- a CDS encoding ribonuclease HII, with protein MLLNYLHKDKIEAGCDEAGRGCLAGAVYAAAVILPPDFECPLLNDSKKIKEKDRYKLRTIIENEAVAWAVGVVDEAEIDEINILNASFLAMHRAVEQLSVQPEHLLIDGNRFKPYKKLTHDCIVKGDSKYMSIAAASILAKTYRDDYMLALHEKHAAYEWKKNKGYPTKAHRQALVDHGYTQYHRKTFRLKTDDLDLVSVDKKK; from the coding sequence TTGCTGTTAAATTATTTACACAAAGATAAGATAGAAGCAGGATGTGACGAAGCAGGACGAGGGTGTTTGGCTGGGGCAGTGTATGCCGCCGCCGTAATCTTACCGCCTGACTTTGAATGCCCATTGCTAAATGATTCGAAAAAAATAAAAGAAAAGGATCGTTACAAGCTGCGAACGATTATTGAAAACGAAGCTGTAGCTTGGGCAGTAGGGGTTGTTGATGAAGCAGAAATTGATGAAATCAATATTTTAAACGCTTCTTTTTTGGCAATGCATCGAGCTGTAGAGCAGTTGTCTGTGCAGCCCGAACACTTGCTTATTGATGGCAACCGTTTTAAGCCTTATAAAAAACTAACACACGATTGTATCGTAAAAGGAGACAGCAAATACATGTCTATTGCCGCTGCTTCTATTTTGGCAAAAACGTACCGAGATGATTATATGCTTGCCTTGCATGAAAAACACGCAGCATATGAATGGAAAAAAAACAAAGGCTATCCCACCAAAGCGCATCGTCAAGCACTCGTTGACCATGGTTATACCCAATACCATCGCAAAACCTTTCGCCTCAAAACAGATGATTTAGACTTAGTCTCTGTTGACAAAAAAAAATAA
- the pgsA gene encoding CDP-diacylglycerol--glycerol-3-phosphate 3-phosphatidyltransferase, producing MNVPNSLTILRIILGFIVPYMMVKGNFNIRMWAAILFAIAAFTDWLDGWYARRYNLITKLGKILDPIADKIIVLGSFVALSNVFFENMYSIWWIVPIFLREVVITVYRLIFLLRKKPIVVAASWSGKAKTVMQMITLPCAYFYLMFNLYPEANPVGTPAIMWWLMHLMILASLALTVGSGLRFFMKNWKAVKEVTTYE from the coding sequence ATGAATGTACCAAATTCATTGACCATACTACGAATTATATTGGGATTCATTGTGCCTTATATGATGGTGAAAGGAAATTTTAATATTCGTATGTGGGCTGCAATTTTATTTGCAATTGCAGCATTTACAGATTGGTTAGATGGCTGGTATGCTAGGCGTTATAATTTGATTACAAAATTAGGTAAAATTTTGGACCCCATAGCAGATAAAATAATTGTATTGGGGAGTTTTGTCGCTTTGTCCAATGTTTTTTTTGAGAATATGTATTCGATATGGTGGATTGTCCCCATCTTTTTAAGGGAAGTGGTGATTACAGTTTATCGACTCATATTTTTGCTCAGAAAAAAGCCTATTGTTGTAGCAGCATCTTGGTCAGGAAAAGCCAAGACAGTGATGCAAATGATTACATTACCATGTGCTTATTTTTATCTAATGTTTAATCTGTATCCTGAAGCCAATCCTGTCGGAACTCCTGCTATTATGTGGTGGTTGATGCATTTAATGATTTTGGCTTCTTTGGCTTTGACGGTAGGTTCGGGGTTGCGTTTCTTTATGAAAAACTGGAAGGCCGTTAAGGAAGTAACAACCTATGAATAG
- a CDS encoding TlpA disulfide reductase family protein: MKHFLYFVACLLIGFYACSSPTTVNLDSQSILNLTEGIWRGVLNIGNDTNPLEIPFNFEVVNDQKIVIHNGDEHIEVTDINYNEKNNSFSIKMPVFGSEFKLVNHQNRWEGEWYNYNKKDYKIPFEAINNTPERFQSTGTSTEVIALEKRWKVTFSPNTENSYPAIGLFNILENGKATGTFLTQTGDYRYLEGALNGKELKLSCFDGAHAFLFKATLQDDGSLKGDFWSGNHWHEPWVAVPDETFELVPMNQLTYLKEGYDKLAFRFPTINGDTISLEDERFQGKPTIVQITGTWCPNCMDETRFLVDVYKKYQHKGLEIIAIDYEVVNDFNTFQKNATRIKKHLGIEYPIVFGGPAKKSEAVKTLPMLNHIMSYPTAIFIDKNGVIKEIHTGFSGPGTGDLYQEYVDKTIALVEKMLAE; the protein is encoded by the coding sequence ATGAAACACTTTTTATACTTTGTCGCATGCCTGCTTATTGGTTTCTATGCTTGCAGCTCACCCACCACCGTCAACCTTGATTCACAGTCCATTTTAAACCTAACAGAAGGAATTTGGCGAGGTGTTTTGAATATAGGAAATGATACCAATCCTTTAGAAATCCCATTTAATTTTGAAGTTGTTAATGATCAAAAAATTGTCATTCACAACGGAGATGAGCACATAGAAGTAACGGACATTAATTATAATGAGAAGAACAATAGCTTCTCTATCAAAATGCCTGTTTTTGGGTCAGAATTTAAGTTAGTTAATCACCAAAATAGATGGGAAGGAGAATGGTATAATTACAATAAAAAAGATTACAAAATTCCATTTGAAGCCATCAATAATACGCCTGAACGTTTTCAAAGTACTGGTACCTCTACCGAAGTTATAGCTTTAGAAAAAAGATGGAAAGTAACATTTAGCCCCAATACAGAAAATAGTTATCCTGCTATTGGTCTGTTTAATATTTTAGAAAATGGAAAAGCAACGGGGACGTTTTTAACTCAAACAGGTGATTATCGTTATTTGGAAGGTGCTTTAAATGGCAAGGAATTAAAACTATCTTGCTTTGACGGTGCACACGCCTTTTTATTCAAAGCAACTCTGCAAGATGACGGGAGTTTGAAAGGTGATTTTTGGTCTGGCAATCACTGGCACGAACCATGGGTAGCTGTGCCTGACGAAACTTTCGAGTTGGTCCCAATGAACCAATTAACTTATCTCAAAGAAGGCTATGACAAACTAGCGTTTCGTTTTCCAACAATCAATGGGGACACTATAAGCTTAGAAGACGAACGTTTTCAAGGAAAGCCAACTATTGTTCAAATTACAGGAACTTGGTGCCCTAACTGCATGGATGAAACGCGCTTTTTGGTGGATGTTTACAAAAAATATCAACATAAAGGCTTGGAAATTATTGCTATTGACTACGAAGTTGTCAATGATTTTAACACCTTTCAAAAGAATGCAACTCGCATAAAAAAACATCTTGGCATTGAGTATCCTATTGTATTTGGAGGACCTGCCAAAAAATCAGAAGCAGTCAAAACATTGCCCATGTTGAATCACATCATGTCTTATCCTACGGCCATTTTTATTGATAAAAATGGGGTTATCAAAGAAATTCATACGGGCTTCTCTGGTCCTGGAACAGGTGATTTATATCAAGAATATGTAGACAAAACGATTGCACTAGTAGAAAAAATGCTTGCGGAGTAG
- a CDS encoding DUF3109 family protein produces the protein MLIIDSKVISPEIFNEEFVCNLNACKGACCWEGDYGAPLETEELEVLENIYEKVKPFLTSEGIKAIEEQGVAVYVPQEQEFGTTLIDNAACAYMTYEDNGVAKCGIEKAYEAGAVDYPKPISCHLYPIRVEQLNNSSFEKLDYDRWDICSAACDNGAKLGVPIYKFVKGPLIRKYGADFYEQLEHMADHLGNSETPDF, from the coding sequence ATGTTAATCATTGATAGTAAAGTCATCTCTCCCGAAATTTTTAACGAAGAATTTGTTTGTAACTTAAATGCTTGCAAAGGAGCTTGCTGTTGGGAAGGGGACTATGGTGCACCTTTGGAAACAGAAGAATTGGAAGTGTTGGAAAATATTTATGAAAAAGTCAAACCCTTTCTAACCTCCGAAGGCATTAAAGCCATTGAAGAGCAAGGTGTCGCTGTTTATGTCCCACAAGAGCAAGAATTTGGAACAACCTTAATTGACAACGCTGCCTGTGCTTATATGACGTATGAAGACAACGGGGTGGCTAAATGTGGTATCGAAAAAGCCTATGAAGCGGGTGCTGTTGATTACCCCAAACCTATTTCTTGCCACCTCTACCCTATTCGAGTAGAACAATTAAACAATTCTAGTTTTGAGAAGTTGGACTATGATCGTTGGGATATTTGCTCTGCTGCTTGTGACAATGGTGCCAAATTGGGGGTACCCATCTATAAGTTTGTAAAAGGACCTCTCATTCGAAAATATGGAGCTGATTTTTATGAACAATTAGAACATATGGCAGATCACTTAGGCAACTCTGAAACACCTGATTTTTAG